The genomic window aggccgaggcggcttgcgaggcctacatcctttctcttctttttctattttgtttttcatttcttctcttttgtttgaattcgaatttggttctagaatttgaattccaaattggtgcacctaattttaTTAGAGTTTTAGGAAATTttgtttagctattttgtataacaaaaataggtgtagttttgttatacaaaaatagaaataattctctttttaatcttttaTTCCTTGCTTTGATTAATTAGTTGCTTCATGGTTTATTACTTCGACTTCAAAGGAGTtgataagcataacataaagcaaatagaATTCCAGATCATAATTTGATTTAACAATGTATgtaatactttatttgttatcatttaaataaacacaattaacaaatgatatgccatgcttatgtgttgacttgggttgaggttagacctaatgcatcttttaggttgggtttctatacatgacactcatcatcatatgggagtttttgagaaaaaaaatttatagttagtatttttagtgtgtggatttttgggttgttacagctactaggcgaaccaaacagaccctaattTAGACCATATTTAGATTCATAGGGCTAATAGTTAGCTACTAATATTTACCTTATTTGGATCCAAACGGGTCCGGCTAATAATTAGCTAGTAGGTTTGGGATAAAGAAACTAATTAAtagcagctaactattagctGTATGGATTCAAATAGGGCATTGATCATCTTTATATAACAATCTACACACGCTGGTTACTTTGACAGAAGCTCAAACACACATGAACTTTTCAAAAGCTTGAGGGAATCGAACCTAGTAGGAAACTATGAAGCTTCTGCAAGCTACTGTCTCCCTGCTGGTCTTCCTCCTTGCCTGTTCCACGTCCAACGCTTCTGTCTTACATGACGCGTGCCAGTCCTTCGTGGCTATCTGCTACAAGGATGCCGACTACGGCTACTGCGTCAAGTTCTTCCAGGCCAACAAGGAGAGTGCCACCGCAGACCACCGTGGCCTCGCCGTCATCGGAACCAAGATCATCGAGGCAACCGCTAAGAGCACCGGCTCTCTCATCGCCACCATGCTGACCTCGGAGAAGAATCAAGAGCAACTCAGGTGCCTCGTCGCGTGCGGCAAGGGTTACTTGGACGCCATGGACGAGATCGGCAAAGCGGC from Miscanthus floridulus cultivar M001 chromosome 11, ASM1932011v1, whole genome shotgun sequence includes these protein-coding regions:
- the LOC136492283 gene encoding pectinesterase inhibitor 12-like, with protein sequence MKLLQATVSLLVFLLACSTSNASVLHDACQSFVAICYKDADYGYCVKFFQANKESATADHRGLAVIGTKIIEATAKSTGSLIATMLTSEKNQEQLRCLVACGKGYLDAMDEIGKAAKGIVSRTDGGVEDAVTALGGALDAPLDCEDGFQKLHKPSPLAAEDGRLRKETSITLFVTWTLLPQTKALRPSPIDHPYRYLNTK